TATCCGCGTGATGGAGGAGATCGATCAGCTCGTCGGCGCCTGGGTCGCGCTCGAAACTCGACAGCACGTCGCCCAAGCCCAGCATCCGCTCCACCGCCGAGGCGTTGCCCGCCGCGGATGCGGCCTCGATCGCCGAGGCCATCCGGTCGACCAGCTGCTCGACCACGGCGAGCACAACGTCGTCCTTGGAGTCGAAGTACAGGTAGAAGGTGCCCTGCGCTACACCCGCCGCTTTCACGATGTCGCTTACCGACGTGTTGGAGACGCCGTGCTCGGCGAAGACGCGAGAGGCAGCCGAGGCCAGCTCGGTCCGTCTGGCGGCACGATCGACGACGCGGGGCA
This region of Coriobacteriia bacterium genomic DNA includes:
- a CDS encoding TetR/AcrR family transcriptional regulator, coding for MPRVVDRAARRTELASAASRVFAEHGVSNTSVSDIVKAAGVAQGTFYLYFDSKDDVVLAVVEQLVDRMASAIEAASAAGNASAVERMLGLGDVLSSFERDPGADELIDLLHHADNRALHDRLAENLVPRLIPLVEAIVEQGVVEGSFRVDDTRAAAWFVLGGLQSAELAGTPAAEMPAALAVATKLALRALGYEA